The Humulus lupulus chromosome 3, drHumLupu1.1, whole genome shotgun sequence genome window below encodes:
- the LOC133822256 gene encoding oxysterol-binding protein-related protein 1D, whose translation MNPLCCIAPVSIDRDRTNPVVGKSPAQCPQLGIDASIRSVSYGTKPSLSVQVSSVGTESDKASATLNQEVEDTVTEARDSKVFGGGGGSVAGILYKWVNYGKGWRSRWFVLEDGVLSYYKVHGPDKILMSPAREKGLRVIGEDSLRYMRKANWGSSNRLGASARPCKPFGVVHLKVSSIRASKSDDKRLSIFTGTKTLHLRCVTREDRAVWIDALLASKDLFPRVLTSCDFGASEDVVVSTEKLRSRLVQEGIGEAVIKDCESIMLSETSELKNQLKTLQHKHVLLLDTLRQLETEKIELETTVVDETKERESYCGQGNRRFSDFYSVMSEGSASDSDADNESQDGADIESDEEDGTYFDTNDFLSADSLRSASYRSREGTGNGCLYEKDSFFSDRLRGFESEIRMVEYPFVKRRDNLPEPKEKERPIGLWSIIKDNIGKDLSGVCLPVYFNEPLSSLQKCFEDLEYSYLVDRAFEWGKQGNDLMRILNVAAFAVSSYASTEGRQCKPFNPLLGETYEADYPDKGLRFFSEKVSHHPMVVACHCEGQGWKFWADSNLKGKFWGRSIQLDPVGVLTLQFDDGETFQWSKVTTSIYNIILGKFYCDHYGTMRIKGSGTYSCKLKFKEQSIIDRNPHQVHGFVQDNKTGEKVAMLVGKWDEAMYYVLGDPTTKPKGYDPMTEAVLLWERDKYMTKTRYNLSPFAISLNELTPGLSDQLPPTDSRLRPDQRHLENGDYELANAEKLRLEQLQRQARKLQERGWQPRWFQRDEDGCYRYKGGYWETREQRNWDGIPDVFGQSTDMPSCSGEEQEE comes from the exons ATGAACCCGCTTTGCTGCATTGCTCCGGTTTCGATCGACCGTGACCGGACCAATCCTGTCGTAGGGAAATCTCCGGCTCAGTGCCCTCAGTTAGGGATCGATGCTTCGATCAGAAGCGTTAGCTATGGTACGAAGCCGAGCTTATCGGTTCAGGTATCGTCTGTCGGTACGGAATCGGATAAAGCGTCGGCGACACTGAACCAAGAGGTGGAGGATACGGTCACCGAGGCTAGGGATTCGAAGGTgtttggtggtggtggtggtagtgtgGCTGGGATTTTGTATAAATGGGTGAATTATGGGAAAGGTTGGAGGTCGAGGTGGTTTGTGCTTGAAGATGGAGTGCTTTCGTACTATAAAGTTCACGGACCAGATAAGATTTTGATGAGCCCGGCGAGGGAGAAGGGTCTTAGAGTGATCGGAGAGGATTCGTTGAGGTATATGCGGAAGGCTAATTGGGGTAGCAGTAATCGACTTGGTGCGTCGGCTAGGCCTTGCAAGCCATTTGGGGTAGTTCATTTGAAG GTTTCTTCAATACGTGCAAGCAAATCTGATGATAAAAGGCTTTCAATATTTACTGGAACAAAGACTCTTCACTTGCGTTGTGTAACTAGAGAGGATAGAGCTGTATGGATTGACGCACTGCTAGCTTCTAAAGATCTTTTTCCTCGAGTGTTGACGAGCTGTGATTTTGGGGCTTCAGAAGATGTTGTTGTTTCAACAGAGAAGCTAAGATCAAGACTAGTGCAGGAGGGGATTGGTGAGGCAGTCATCAAGGACTGTGAATCAATTATGCTTTCAGAAACCTCAGAGCTGAAAAATCAATTGAAGACTCTTCAGCATAAACATGTTCTGTTGTTGGACACGTTGAGACAGTTGGAg ACAGAGAAAATTGAGCTGGAAACTActgttgtggatgaaacaaaGGAACGCGAGTCATATTGTGGACAAGGGAATAGGAGGTTTAGTG ATTTCTATTCTGTCATGTCCGAGGGTAGTGCATCTGATTCTGATGCAGATAATGAAAGTCAAGATGGAGCAGATATTGAATCAGATGAGGAAGATGGAACGTATTTTGATACAAATGACTTTTTGTCTGCTGATTCTTTGAGAAGTGCTTCTTATCGGAGTAGGGAAGGTACTGGAAATGGTTGTCTATACGAAAAGGATTCTTTCTTTTCTGATAGATTGCGTGGATTTGAGAGTGAGATCAGGATGGTTGAATATCCATTTGTTAAAAGAAGGGATAACTTGCCAGAACCAAAGGAGAAAGAGAGGCCAATTGGACTTTGGTCAATTATCAAGGACAATATTGGAAAGGATTTATCTGGAGTCTGTCTTCCTGTTTATTTTAATGAACCTCTCTCTTCATTACAGAAGTGTTTTGAAGACCTGGAGTATTCGTACTTGGTTGACCGGGCATTCGAATGGGGAAAACAG GGAAATGACTTAATGAGAATTCTAAACGTTGCAGCCTTTGCTGTATCCAGCTACGCTTCAACAGAAGGTCGGCAGTGCAAACCCTTTAATCCTCTCCTTGGAGAGACATATGAGGCTGACTATCCAGATAAAGGACTTCGGTTCTTCTCTGAAAAA GTGAGTCACCACCCTATGGTTGTTGCTTGTCACTGTGAAGGACAAGGCTGGAAATTCTGGGCAGACTCCAATCTCAAAGGCAAGTTTTGGGGTCGTTCTATCCAACTGGATCCTGTTGGTGTCCTTACACTGCAGTTCGATGATGGTGAAACATTTCAGTGGAGCAAGGTTACCACTTCTATATACAATATCATACTTGGAAAATTTTATTGTGATCACTACGGCACCATGCGGATCAAGGGCAGTGGCACATATTCATGCAAGCTCAAATTCAAAGAGCAGTCTATCATAGACCGTAACCCACATCAG GTGCATGGATTCGTGCAAGACAACAAGACGGGAGAAAAAGTAGCAATGTTAGTGGGCAAGTGGGACGAAGCAATGTACTATGTGCTGGGAGATCCAACTACAAAGCCAAAAGGGTATGATCCAATGACCGAAGCTGTGCTACTGTGGGAAAGAGACAAGTATATGACCAAGACGAGATACAATCTCTCACCTTTTGCGATATCTTTGAATGAACTGACACCTGGCCTATCGGATCAATTGCCTCCAACTGACTCAAGGCTTAGACCAGATCAAAGACATCTTGAGAATGGGGATTATGAATTGGCTAATGCAGAAAAGTTAAGACTCGAACAGCTACAAAGACAG GCTAGAAAATTGCAGGAGAGAGGATGGCAGCCGAGATGGTTTCAGAGGGATGAGGACGGTTGTTATCGATACAAGGGTGGGTACTGGGAAACTAGGGAGCAAAGGAATTGGGATGGAATTCCTGATGTATTTGGCCAGAGTACTGATATGCCTTCATGTTCAGGAGAAGAGCAAGAAGAGTAA